One Sphaerisporangium krabiense DNA segment encodes these proteins:
- a CDS encoding DUF6891 domain-containing protein — MGIRTGLDPAGLGHPRAPLPLELDQDEREKLDARIREAISSGYATRAQLIEIAVSGDRRPVSPEQARRLVDRLWLERVEEQASWKGETDPERLSRAFATLEAAGITARENFACCRTCGQAEIGAAGSPDARGYVYFHRQHTDRATAGHGLTLLYGGFDDSSGTTASVGREIVAALEQTGLSVEWNGDPRQTIAVVPLDWRKRLIG, encoded by the coding sequence ATGGGGATCCGGACTGGACTGGACCCCGCTGGACTTGGACATCCCCGAGCCCCTCTCCCTCTCGAACTTGACCAGGACGAACGCGAAAAGCTTGATGCGCGCATCCGTGAAGCGATCTCGAGTGGTTACGCGACGCGGGCACAACTGATCGAGATCGCCGTGTCAGGCGACCGCCGCCCGGTCTCCCCCGAACAAGCACGCCGGCTGGTGGACCGACTGTGGCTGGAACGAGTCGAGGAGCAGGCCTCCTGGAAGGGAGAGACGGACCCGGAACGGCTCAGCCGGGCTTTCGCCACCCTGGAAGCCGCAGGCATCACGGCAAGGGAGAACTTCGCCTGCTGCCGTACCTGCGGTCAGGCGGAGATCGGTGCGGCAGGTTCACCGGATGCCCGCGGCTATGTCTACTTTCACCGCCAGCACACGGACCGGGCCACGGCCGGACACGGGCTGACACTCCTGTACGGCGGGTTCGACGATTCATCGGGCACGACGGCGTCCGTTGGACGAGAAATCGTGGCCGCGCTCGAACAGACCGGCCTTTCGGTGGAGTGGAATGGCGACCCCCGGCAGACCATCGCTGTTGTTCCCCTCGACTGGCGCAAACGCCTCATCGGCTGA
- a CDS encoding DUF1206 domain-containing protein yields MTTANQAGRRLEGAARRVADHPVLEKLAKIGFAARGVLYAIIGLVALQIAFGSGGEADKSSAIHIVRDAPLGDTLLWVMAVGLAALTIWQVFEAVWGRPEVHHRVESVAKAAVYGALVYSMVALLTKNKAASSTDSQSQDATEALFDLPGGQILVALIALALIGFGAYWIHEGWTGKFMRDMHVTEPRARGLVVNIGKAGYVARGVIALAAGALIGEAALTYDPDKAVGIDGALKSLAGTPVGPWLLVVIAIGLVLFAVYCFAEARWHRV; encoded by the coding sequence ATGACGACCGCGAATCAGGCCGGCCGGCGGTTGGAGGGTGCGGCGCGGCGAGTGGCCGACCATCCCGTCCTGGAGAAGCTCGCCAAAATCGGGTTCGCCGCGCGTGGCGTCCTGTACGCGATCATCGGGCTGGTCGCGCTGCAGATCGCCTTCGGTAGCGGCGGCGAGGCGGACAAGAGCAGCGCGATCCACATCGTGCGCGACGCGCCCCTCGGCGACACCCTGCTGTGGGTCATGGCCGTCGGCCTCGCCGCGCTGACGATCTGGCAGGTGTTCGAGGCCGTCTGGGGCCGGCCCGAGGTCCATCACCGCGTCGAGTCCGTCGCCAAGGCGGCCGTCTACGGCGCCCTGGTGTACTCGATGGTGGCTCTGCTCACCAAGAACAAGGCCGCCTCCTCGACCGACAGCCAGTCGCAGGACGCCACCGAGGCGCTTTTCGACCTGCCCGGTGGTCAGATCTTGGTCGCCCTGATAGCGCTCGCCCTGATCGGCTTCGGCGCGTACTGGATCCACGAGGGGTGGACCGGGAAGTTCATGCGGGACATGCACGTGACCGAGCCGCGCGCCCGCGGCCTCGTGGTCAACATCGGTAAGGCCGGCTATGTCGCCCGCGGCGTCATCGCCCTCGCCGCCGGCGCGTTGATCGGCGAGGCCGCCCTCACGTACGACCCCGACAAGGCGGTCGGCATCGACGGCGCGCTCAAGTCGCTCGCCGGCACCCCGGTCGGCCCGTGGCTGCTCGTCGTGATCGCGATCGGCCTGGTGCTGTTCGCCGTCTACTGCTTCGCGGAGGCCCGCTGGCACCGGGTGTGA
- a CDS encoding 2-oxo acid dehydrogenase subunit E2 — translation MAELRVPKLNNNDTEYLLVEWLAADGARVAADDAVVLVETSKATEELTAGASGFLRHRLRPGVWCHPDDVIASIDGTAEAPGPEPASPDRASPVTAQRDTAGDSAPLVTAPAQALIDELGIDLERVRALGVPVVRRADVERLAATPDAGGATPGATSGETPAAGRAEHPLSRVQRAVARSVELSHQTIPAAYAVVRMDLGQALEHARATTREIRRPVGLAEVFVQAVAGLHERFPLFFATVDGTRALLSEAPNIGVTVDVGEGLYVPVVHDAAGRTTKDIATTLMKHRLAAATGEFKESDLSGANIVVTLHTEHGVVLAIPFIFPGTVCALAVAGPRDGTLADIGLAYDHRLINGRDAALFLNALKAVVERLT, via the coding sequence GTGGCTGAGCTCCGCGTGCCGAAGCTGAACAACAACGACACCGAGTACCTCCTCGTCGAATGGCTCGCCGCCGACGGCGCGCGGGTCGCCGCGGACGACGCGGTCGTGCTGGTGGAGACGTCCAAGGCCACCGAGGAGCTCACCGCGGGCGCCTCCGGCTTCCTTCGTCACAGGCTCCGGCCGGGGGTCTGGTGCCACCCGGACGACGTGATCGCCTCGATCGACGGGACGGCGGAAGCCCCCGGCCCCGAGCCGGCGTCCCCGGACAGGGCGTCCCCGGTGACGGCTCAGCGGGACACCGCCGGCGACTCGGCGCCGCTCGTCACGGCCCCCGCGCAGGCGCTCATCGACGAGCTCGGCATCGACCTCGAACGGGTCAGGGCGCTCGGCGTCCCCGTCGTCCGGCGGGCCGACGTCGAACGCCTGGCCGCCACGCCTGACGCCGGTGGCGCCACGCCCGGCGCCACCAGCGGCGAGACCCCCGCCGCCGGGCGTGCCGAGCACCCGCTCTCGCGGGTGCAGCGGGCCGTGGCCAGGTCCGTCGAGCTGTCCCACCAGACCATCCCCGCCGCGTACGCCGTCGTGCGCATGGATCTCGGCCAGGCGCTGGAACACGCGCGGGCCACGACCAGGGAGATCCGCCGCCCCGTGGGGCTCGCGGAGGTGTTCGTCCAGGCCGTCGCGGGCCTGCACGAACGGTTCCCGCTGTTCTTCGCCACCGTCGACGGCACACGGGCGCTGCTGTCCGAAGCCCCGAACATCGGCGTCACCGTCGACGTCGGCGAGGGGCTGTACGTCCCCGTCGTCCACGACGCGGCCGGCCGTACGACGAAGGACATCGCGACGACCCTGATGAAGCACCGGCTCGCCGCCGCCACCGGCGAGTTCAAGGAGAGCGATCTGTCCGGCGCCAACATCGTCGTCACCCTGCACACCGAGCACGGCGTCGTCCTGGCGATCCCGTTCATCTTCCCCGGCACCGTCTGCGCGCTCGCCGTCGCCGGGCCGCGTGACGGAACCCTCGCGGACATCGGACTGGCCTACGACCACCGCCTGATCAACGGCAGGGACGCCGCCCTCTTCCTGAACGCGCTCAAAGCCGTCGTCGAAAGGCTCACCTGA
- a CDS encoding ATP-binding protein — protein MLYGRAAEQAQVDRLLANARSGRSGVLVIRGQPGIGKTALLGHLTERAAGVRVLHGVGIESEAELPYAALHLLLRSDLDRIAVLPEAQAAALRGALGLGATVPENRFLVGLAVLSLLAEIAGDGALLCLVDDAQWFDRASIDTLVFVARRLDAEGVALVFAGREEFRPQGLPELWLDGVDRDAAVALLAESTRDLAPKVRDRVLDEAGGNPLALIELPSTLTAEQQAGQLNPFTTIPVANRVQEAFQQQIRALPGTAQALLAVLAADDTGDLGIVLRAAESFSAELADLEAAEQAKLVTVNGAVVAFRHPLIRAAAYQNMPLTSRLAVRRALAGVLDGDEHADRRAWHLAAATTTPDEAVARELELAAERARTRSGYAAMAAAYERAAEVTPDAAKRSVRLAAAAVAASDAGLPARAGSLADRASEEIQDPLALAHLIQVRAHREFEQGSRAVAGELIIAGAERVAPLDAERAAYLIVEAVRCGWYASDPGLVEQAARLLRTLPEIGSPLVSGALGLAALVNGDLRDAVTLMRELVLAPDLSALRVPGMLFVAQLCAPIGRYGQGEAAAARVEAECRAHDMGGWLTIAVETRLQAQMLQGRYREAATELEEIIPVTGDLGQRNGAVALTALLALARGELGDEQGCRTAAAAVFEQAGTRGLRVAEAIAVAGLGRLELALGRPEASLEILERISAANAPVSVFFAPDRIEAAVRAREPERARELLAYYSTWAAGVGVPSADAVVLRCRALVEDDEDLYEEAVRAHEQGEQPHERARTRLLYGEWLRRARKRAAARAQLRAALETFDRLGMALWAERARAELRATGDVPAAPRQADDPLSVLTAQERQVVRLAATGASNRDIAAQLYLSPRTVGYHLYKAFPKLGVSSRAELAAITT, from the coding sequence ATGTTGTACGGGCGGGCCGCGGAGCAGGCCCAGGTGGACCGGCTGCTGGCGAACGCGCGGTCCGGGCGCAGTGGTGTGCTGGTTATACGCGGCCAGCCGGGTATCGGGAAGACCGCGCTGCTCGGCCACCTGACGGAGCGGGCCGCGGGGGTGCGGGTGCTCCACGGGGTCGGCATCGAGTCCGAGGCGGAGCTGCCGTATGCCGCCCTGCATCTGCTCCTGCGTTCCGACCTCGACCGGATCGCCGTGCTGCCCGAGGCGCAGGCGGCGGCGCTGCGGGGCGCGCTGGGGCTGGGGGCGACGGTTCCGGAGAACCGGTTCCTCGTCGGGCTGGCCGTGCTCAGCCTGCTGGCCGAGATCGCGGGCGACGGGGCGCTGCTCTGCCTGGTCGACGACGCGCAGTGGTTCGATCGGGCGTCCATCGACACGCTGGTGTTCGTGGCGCGGCGGCTGGACGCGGAAGGCGTCGCGCTGGTGTTCGCGGGCAGGGAGGAGTTCCGTCCCCAGGGGCTGCCCGAGCTGTGGCTCGACGGTGTGGACCGCGACGCCGCCGTCGCGCTGCTGGCCGAGTCGACCAGGGACCTGGCGCCGAAGGTGCGTGACCGCGTCCTGGACGAGGCGGGCGGCAATCCCCTCGCGCTCATCGAGCTGCCGTCCACGCTCACCGCGGAGCAGCAGGCCGGGCAGCTGAACCCGTTCACCACGATTCCGGTCGCCAACCGGGTGCAGGAGGCCTTCCAGCAGCAGATCAGGGCGCTGCCCGGCACGGCTCAGGCCCTGCTCGCGGTGCTCGCCGCCGACGACACGGGCGACCTCGGCATCGTGCTGCGCGCCGCGGAGTCCTTCTCCGCCGAGCTGGCAGACCTGGAAGCGGCGGAGCAGGCCAAGCTGGTCACGGTGAACGGGGCCGTGGTGGCCTTCAGGCACCCGCTCATCAGAGCCGCCGCCTACCAGAACATGCCGTTGACCTCGCGGCTGGCCGTACGGCGTGCGCTCGCCGGGGTGCTCGACGGCGACGAGCACGCCGATCGCCGGGCCTGGCATCTGGCCGCGGCGACGACCACGCCCGACGAGGCCGTGGCGCGCGAGCTGGAGCTGGCCGCGGAGCGGGCGCGCACCCGTTCCGGCTACGCGGCCATGGCCGCGGCCTACGAGCGGGCCGCGGAAGTCACCCCCGACGCCGCCAAGCGGTCGGTACGGCTGGCCGCGGCGGCCGTGGCGGCCAGCGACGCGGGCCTGCCGGCCCGCGCGGGCTCGCTGGCCGACCGGGCCAGCGAGGAGATCCAGGACCCGCTGGCCCTCGCCCACCTGATCCAGGTGCGCGCCCATCGGGAGTTCGAGCAGGGCAGCCGGGCCGTGGCCGGCGAGCTCATCATCGCCGGCGCGGAGCGGGTCGCCCCGCTGGACGCCGAGCGGGCGGCCTACCTGATCGTGGAGGCGGTGCGCTGCGGGTGGTACGCCAGTGACCCGGGGCTGGTGGAGCAGGCGGCAAGGCTGCTCAGGACCCTGCCCGAGATCGGCTCACCGCTGGTGAGCGGCGCGCTCGGGCTGGCCGCACTGGTCAACGGCGATCTGAGGGACGCGGTCACTCTCATGCGGGAGCTGGTGCTCGCCCCGGATCTGTCCGCGCTCCGGGTGCCGGGCATGCTCTTCGTGGCCCAGCTGTGCGCGCCGATCGGACGCTACGGTCAGGGCGAGGCCGCCGCAGCGCGCGTCGAGGCCGAGTGCAGGGCCCATGACATGGGCGGCTGGCTGACCATCGCCGTGGAGACCCGGCTGCAGGCGCAGATGCTGCAGGGCAGGTATCGCGAGGCGGCGACCGAGCTGGAGGAGATCATCCCCGTGACCGGCGACCTGGGGCAGCGGAACGGAGCGGTCGCGCTCACCGCGTTGCTCGCCTTGGCACGTGGCGAGCTGGGCGACGAGCAGGGTTGCCGGACGGCGGCCGCGGCCGTCTTCGAACAGGCGGGAACGCGCGGGCTACGCGTGGCCGAGGCGATCGCGGTGGCCGGGCTCGGCCGGCTGGAGCTCGCGCTGGGCCGTCCTGAGGCGTCGCTGGAGATCCTGGAGAGGATTTCGGCCGCCAACGCGCCGGTGTCGGTCTTCTTCGCCCCCGACCGGATCGAGGCCGCCGTCAGGGCCAGGGAGCCCGAGCGGGCGCGCGAGCTCCTGGCGTACTACTCGACCTGGGCGGCCGGCGTCGGCGTGCCGTCCGCAGACGCGGTCGTCCTGCGCTGCCGCGCCCTCGTCGAGGACGACGAGGACCTGTACGAGGAGGCCGTGCGGGCGCACGAGCAGGGCGAGCAGCCGCACGAGCGGGCCCGCACGCGGCTGCTCTACGGCGAGTGGCTGCGGCGGGCGCGCAAGCGCGCCGCCGCCCGCGCCCAGCTGCGCGCCGCCCTGGAGACCTTCGACCGGCTCGGCATGGCCCTGTGGGCCGAGCGTGCCCGCGCGGAGCTGCGCGCCACCGGCGACGTCCCCGCGGCCCCGCGCCAGGCGGACGATCCGCTCAGCGTGCTCACCGCACAGGAGAGGCAGGTGGTACGGCTGGCCGCCACGGGCGCGTCCAACCGCGACATCGCGGCCCAGCTGTACCTCAGCCCGCGCACCGTCGGCTACCACCTCTACAAGGCCTTCCCCAAGCTGGGAGTCTCCTCGCGAGCGGAGCTGGCCGCGATCACCACCTGA
- a CDS encoding non-ribosomal peptide synthetase/MFS transporter codes for MSVADLSEAKKELLRQRLRSKQADRSGQPGQADPADREIPRRPEGAEPPLAPAQEPLWFMEHFTPGTATYTIAMAVRLRGPLDAGRLREALARLPERHESLRHRFPATDEGLAAVHVVAEAEVPLREASAATDEEAVALIDAESAIPFDLAEGPLLKALLVAGLADEGGLGEEAGEEHVLALFVHHIVADGRSAQLLMRDLLALYRGEDPAAPPVRYGDVALWQRGRRLDRELAYWQGELAALPRADLPVDRPRPPRQCFDGASHVRELGPELVDRLTELGRRHGATRFMTMLAAFQTLIARYSGQDDFGVGTPVAGRTRPELDDVVGMFVNTLVLRARLDGDPSFTELLARTRDTVIEALDHQELSFSRLVDALGVPRDPSRQPLVDTLFSMHDFANRSDDGEVSDFPLRPGSARHDLELYLVPTPGGGLSCTFTYKTTLFDAGTVERMAAHLEALVRAAVAEPDVRVSDLPLPLGDDADLIATWNDTAAPFPAHGTLHGLVEEQVARTPDATAVTFQATSVTYRELDERANQVAHRLIERGVGTGTLVAICAERSIELVTALLGVLKTGAAYVPLDPDYPADRLAFMLADSAAPVVLAQSHLADRLGDATVLLLDGPAEAADVPVTSPGPAGEPGTAAYMIYTSGSTGRPKGVPNSHRGIVNRLDWMQKRYGLTSGDVVLQKTPAGFDVSVWEFFWPLTTGARLLLAEPEGHRDPAYLCDLIQAEGVTTTHFVPSMLAVFLAEEGAAACASLRRVICSGEALPVDLAERCLRTIPAELHNLYGPTEAAIDVSSFECTLDRLSGRVRVPIGSPIQNITLHVLDRHRRPVPVGMPGELHIGGVGVALGYHDRPELTAERFFDGLYRTSDAARWLPDGTIDFLGRLDNQVKLRGLRIELGEIEAALREKAGAREAVVIVRADRLVAYLVGVPEEAAQAAAMRAAVRDILPEYMLPSQFVFLDALPLTPNGKLDRAALPAPAASAGDTEYAEPTTGTETAIAAIWAEVLGVERVGLDDDFFDLGGHSMLAIQIVAKLRKAGIGQIGLVDVFSHRTVRELAAFAERPAPEGPRPLLQRLTPAKRTARLTYVCVPYGSGSAVVYQPLADALPGDHALYALAIPGHDIGLDEEPMEFHALAARCAEEILAIEGPIAIYGHCGVGAALAVELARRVEAAGRELEALYIGAIFPFARPRGVLGSLSRLVGVDRLSRSQTDINRLKARGVDLDELDPGVADRIIRTMRQDSKAAEKFFTELFDSPDRGRLRAPIISVVGERDPATDFYEERYREWAFLSDTNALVVLDEGGHYFLRYRAAELAEILRTHRSLDRPAPHEPDDTWWVHGVSTPGTPDADPATEPATEPAVRPGMTRFLTVAAGQQISMIGSALTGWALPLTILVDSGSIAQFSILAVLNLAGLLISPLAGAIVDRGDRRRVMLLSDFACAGIQLVLACLILFGELRLWQVYLLIVALSIATNFQRLAYTSAIPQLVPKRYLGHAMGVSQMTNGVAQLVVPLIAAGLLAWIKLGGIVIIDVASYAFAIVTVLAVRFPNTLPWRPREPLSTEIRKGFAYTWNERGLRAMLVFFAVLNIFLSPLLLLVSPLVLSFATLTEVSVISVVTGLGVMLGGLTMAIWGGPAKWRFRGVLASTMAIAAGSVVTGLRPSLIVIGVGAFALTYFLTLMNAMYSTIVQIKVPYRYHGRVFALNTLVAWSTLPIGMGLVAPLGAALFDPMLAPGGALASTAGALIGVGPGRGIAFLYLVCALGMAAVVAGALRVRRLSRFDADMPDALPDDLVGMETIQKRREAKTTAAA; via the coding sequence ATGTCCGTGGCCGACCTGTCCGAGGCGAAGAAGGAACTGCTCAGACAACGGCTGCGGTCCAAGCAGGCCGATCGGTCCGGCCAGCCCGGCCAAGCCGACCCGGCGGATCGGGAGATCCCGCGCCGCCCCGAGGGCGCCGAGCCGCCGCTCGCCCCCGCCCAGGAACCGCTCTGGTTCATGGAGCACTTCACCCCGGGCACCGCCACCTACACGATCGCCATGGCCGTACGGCTGCGCGGGCCGCTCGACGCCGGCCGTCTCAGGGAGGCGCTGGCCAGGCTGCCCGAGCGGCACGAGAGCCTGCGGCACCGGTTTCCCGCGACGGACGAGGGGCTGGCCGCCGTACACGTCGTGGCCGAGGCGGAGGTGCCGTTGCGCGAGGCGTCGGCCGCGACGGACGAGGAGGCCGTCGCCCTGATCGACGCCGAGAGCGCGATCCCGTTCGACCTCGCGGAGGGGCCGCTGCTCAAGGCGCTGCTCGTGGCCGGGCTCGCGGACGAGGGCGGCCTGGGCGAGGAGGCCGGGGAGGAGCACGTTCTCGCGCTGTTCGTACACCACATCGTCGCCGACGGCCGGTCGGCCCAACTACTCATGCGCGATCTGCTGGCCCTCTACCGCGGAGAGGATCCGGCCGCGCCCCCCGTACGCTACGGCGACGTCGCGCTGTGGCAGCGCGGGCGCCGGCTCGACCGTGAGCTGGCCTACTGGCAGGGGGAACTGGCCGCGCTGCCGAGGGCGGACCTGCCCGTGGACCGGCCCCGGCCGCCACGCCAGTGCTTCGACGGAGCGTCGCACGTCCGCGAGCTCGGCCCCGAGCTGGTCGACCGGCTCACCGAGCTGGGCAGACGGCACGGCGCGACCAGGTTCATGACGATGCTGGCCGCGTTCCAGACGCTGATCGCGCGGTACTCGGGGCAGGACGACTTCGGGGTCGGGACTCCGGTGGCCGGGCGGACCCGGCCCGAGCTCGACGACGTGGTCGGCATGTTCGTCAACACGCTGGTGCTGCGCGCCCGGCTCGACGGCGACCCGAGCTTCACCGAGTTGCTGGCCCGCACCAGGGACACCGTGATCGAGGCGCTGGACCACCAGGAGCTGTCGTTCAGCCGGCTGGTCGACGCGCTCGGCGTGCCGCGCGACCCGAGCAGGCAGCCGCTGGTCGACACGTTGTTCTCGATGCACGACTTCGCCAACCGCAGCGACGACGGCGAGGTGTCGGACTTTCCCCTGCGCCCCGGCTCGGCCCGCCATGACCTGGAGCTCTATCTCGTCCCCACCCCCGGTGGCGGCCTGAGCTGCACGTTCACGTACAAGACCACGCTGTTCGACGCCGGCACGGTCGAGCGGATGGCCGCGCACCTGGAGGCGCTGGTACGGGCCGCCGTCGCCGAGCCCGACGTGCGGGTCAGCGATCTGCCGCTGCCGCTCGGGGACGACGCCGACCTGATCGCGACCTGGAACGACACCGCCGCTCCCTTCCCCGCCCACGGCACCCTGCACGGCCTGGTCGAGGAGCAGGTCGCGCGCACCCCCGACGCGACCGCCGTGACGTTCCAGGCCACGTCGGTGACGTACCGGGAGCTCGACGAGCGGGCCAACCAGGTGGCGCACCGGCTGATCGAACGAGGTGTGGGCACGGGCACCCTGGTCGCGATCTGCGCGGAACGCTCGATCGAGCTCGTCACCGCCCTGCTCGGCGTGCTCAAGACGGGCGCCGCGTACGTGCCGCTCGACCCGGACTACCCGGCCGACCGGCTCGCCTTCATGCTGGCGGACTCGGCCGCGCCCGTGGTGCTGGCCCAGAGTCATCTGGCCGACCGGCTGGGCGACGCCACGGTCCTCCTGCTGGACGGGCCCGCGGAGGCGGCGGACGTGCCCGTGACCTCCCCCGGGCCGGCGGGAGAGCCCGGCACGGCCGCTTACATGATCTACACCTCCGGTTCGACGGGCAGACCGAAGGGGGTGCCCAACAGCCACCGCGGCATCGTCAACCGGCTCGACTGGATGCAGAAGCGGTACGGCCTCACCTCCGGCGACGTGGTGCTGCAGAAGACCCCGGCCGGCTTCGACGTGTCGGTGTGGGAGTTCTTCTGGCCGCTGACGACCGGGGCCAGGCTGCTGCTGGCCGAGCCGGAAGGCCACCGCGACCCGGCCTACCTGTGCGATCTGATCCAAGCCGAGGGCGTGACCACCACGCACTTCGTGCCGTCGATGCTGGCGGTGTTCCTCGCGGAGGAGGGCGCGGCCGCCTGCGCCTCCCTGCGCCGCGTCATCTGCAGCGGTGAGGCGCTCCCGGTCGACCTGGCCGAACGCTGCCTGCGGACGATCCCGGCGGAGCTGCACAACCTGTACGGCCCGACCGAGGCCGCCATCGACGTGTCCTCCTTCGAGTGCACCCTCGACCGGCTCTCCGGACGCGTACGCGTGCCGATCGGCTCCCCCATCCAGAACATCACGCTGCACGTCCTCGACCGGCATCGCCGGCCGGTGCCCGTCGGGATGCCAGGCGAACTGCACATCGGCGGGGTCGGCGTCGCGCTCGGCTACCACGACCGGCCGGAACTGACCGCCGAACGGTTCTTCGACGGTCTCTACCGGACCAGCGACGCGGCCCGCTGGCTGCCCGACGGGACCATCGACTTCCTCGGCCGCCTCGACAACCAGGTCAAGCTGCGCGGGCTGCGCATCGAGCTGGGCGAGATCGAGGCGGCGCTGCGCGAGAAGGCGGGCGCCCGCGAGGCCGTCGTCATCGTGCGGGCCGACCGGCTCGTCGCCTACCTGGTCGGCGTTCCCGAGGAAGCCGCGCAGGCGGCCGCGATGCGGGCGGCCGTACGCGACATCCTGCCCGAGTACATGCTGCCGTCGCAGTTCGTCTTCCTGGACGCCCTGCCGCTCACCCCGAACGGCAAGCTCGACCGTGCGGCACTGCCCGCCCCGGCCGCCTCCGCCGGCGACACCGAGTACGCCGAGCCGACGACCGGCACCGAGACGGCGATCGCGGCCATCTGGGCGGAGGTCCTGGGAGTCGAACGGGTCGGCCTCGACGACGACTTCTTCGACCTCGGCGGCCACTCGATGCTCGCCATCCAGATCGTCGCCAAGCTCCGCAAGGCGGGCATCGGCCAGATCGGCCTGGTCGACGTGTTCTCCCACCGGACCGTGCGCGAGCTGGCCGCCTTCGCCGAGCGACCGGCCCCGGAGGGTCCGCGCCCCCTGCTCCAGCGCCTCACGCCGGCGAAGCGGACCGCCCGCCTCACCTACGTCTGCGTGCCGTACGGCTCGGGCAGCGCCGTCGTCTACCAGCCGCTCGCCGACGCGCTGCCCGGCGACCACGCCTTGTACGCCCTCGCCATCCCCGGCCACGACATCGGCCTGGACGAGGAGCCGATGGAGTTCCACGCCCTCGCGGCCCGCTGCGCCGAGGAGATCCTCGCGATCGAGGGCCCGATCGCGATCTACGGGCACTGCGGGGTCGGCGCGGCTCTCGCGGTCGAGCTGGCCCGGCGCGTCGAGGCGGCCGGCCGGGAGCTCGAGGCCCTCTACATCGGGGCGATCTTCCCGTTCGCCCGGCCACGCGGAGTGCTGGGCAGCCTGTCGAGGCTCGTGGGCGTCGATCGGCTGAGCCGCAGCCAGACCGACATCAACCGGCTCAAGGCTCGCGGGGTCGACCTGGACGAGCTCGACCCCGGCGTGGCCGACCGGATCATCCGGACGATGCGGCAGGATTCGAAGGCGGCCGAGAAGTTCTTCACCGAGCTGTTCGACTCCCCGGACCGGGGGCGGCTGCGCGCTCCGATCATCTCGGTGGTCGGCGAGCGCGACCCGGCGACCGACTTCTACGAGGAGCGCTACCGGGAGTGGGCCTTCCTCTCCGACACGAACGCGCTGGTGGTGCTGGACGAGGGCGGCCACTACTTCCTGCGCTACCGGGCCGCCGAGCTGGCCGAGATCCTGCGGACCCACCGTTCGCTGGACCGGCCCGCCCCGCACGAGCCGGACGACACGTGGTGGGTCCATGGCGTGAGCACGCCGGGGACGCCCGACGCCGACCCCGCCACCGAACCCGCCACCGAGCCCGCCGTCAGGCCCGGCATGACCCGGTTCCTCACCGTCGCCGCCGGCCAGCAGATCTCGATGATCGGGTCGGCCCTGACCGGATGGGCACTGCCGCTGACGATCCTCGTCGACTCCGGCTCGATCGCGCAGTTCTCCATCCTGGCCGTGCTCAACCTGGCCGGGCTGCTGATCTCGCCGCTGGCCGGGGCGATCGTCGACAGGGGCGACAGACGGCGGGTCATGCTCCTGTCCGACTTCGCCTGCGCGGGCATCCAGCTCGTGCTCGCCTGCCTGATCCTCTTCGGCGAGCTCCGGCTCTGGCAGGTCTACCTGCTGATCGTCGCGTTGTCGATCGCGACGAACTTCCAGCGCCTGGCGTACACGTCCGCCATTCCCCAGCTCGTGCCCAAGCGCTACCTCGGGCACGCGATGGGCGTCAGCCAGATGACCAACGGTGTCGCGCAGCTCGTCGTGCCGCTGATCGCCGCCGGGCTGCTCGCCTGGATCAAGCTGGGCGGGATCGTGATCATCGATGTGGCCAGCTACGCCTTCGCCATCGTCACCGTGCTGGCCGTCCGGTTCCCGAACACGCTCCCGTGGCGGCCGCGCGAACCGCTGAGCACCGAGATCCGCAAGGGCTTCGCCTACACCTGGAACGAACGCGGCCTGCGGGCGATGCTCGTCTTCTTCGCGGTGCTGAACATCTTCCTCTCCCCGCTCCTGCTGCTCGTCTCTCCCCTCGTCCTGTCCTTCGCCACGCTCACCGAGGTGAGCGTGATCTCCGTGGTGACCGGCCTCGGCGTGATGCTGGGCGGGCTGACGATGGCCATCTGGGGCGGGCCGGCCAAGTGGCGCTTCCGCGGGGTGCTCGCCTCGACGATGGCCATCGCGGCCGGCAGCGTGGTCACCGGCCTACGCCCGTCCCTGATCGTGATCGGTGTGGGCGCGTTCGCGCTGACGTACTTCCTGACCCTGATGAACGCGATGTACTCGACCATCGTGCAGATCAAGGTGCCCTACCGCTATCACGGCCGGGTCTTCGCGCTGAACACGCTCGTGGCCTGGTCGACCCTCCCGATCGGGATGGGACTCGTCGCCCCCCTGGGCGCCGCGCTGTTCGACCCCATGCTCGCTCCCGGCGGGGCACTCGCCTCGACGGCCGGCGCGCTGATCGGCGTCGGCCCCGGACGCGGCATAGCGTTCCTGTACCTGGTGTGCGCGCTCGGCATGGCGGCCGTCGTGGCGGGCGCGCTACGCGTACGGCGCCTGTCCCGCTTCGACGCCGACATGCCCGACGCCCTGCCGGACGACCTCGTCGGCATGGAGACCATCCAGAAGCGCCGCGAGGCGAAGACGACCGCGGCCGCGTAG